From Arcobacter sp. CECT 8983, the proteins below share one genomic window:
- a CDS encoding GyrI-like domain-containing protein has protein sequence MKKDTKIIRSKIVNDTIYYINKNIELNITLEELAKKNSVSKYHFHRIFKEETGMNLFEMITSIRLQKAANLLIVNKYSTISEIANACGFNSHSSFIKAFKKKFNNTPKEWKKDGYKKFSQEIIKSYESLEIKEKVEPTIKFCETVKCLYIRHKGYGKNITNTWQRLLSLSFELGIKDPIQIGIQHDNPTITLKEEASYIACIKIDEHKFSNLPILEIPSSICAVFTLKGKYGDVLKYMAYIYNEWLPNSGYEAKTIPSYSIYKKNHFLEKDEFFELDFFLPIKVIY, from the coding sequence ATGAAAAAAGATACAAAGATAATTCGTTCTAAAATTGTTAACGATACAATTTACTATATAAATAAAAATATTGAACTAAATATAACTTTAGAAGAGTTAGCAAAAAAAAATTCAGTAAGTAAATATCACTTCCATAGAATCTTTAAAGAAGAGACTGGAATGAATCTTTTTGAAATGATTACTTCAATAAGACTTCAAAAAGCTGCAAATCTTTTAATTGTAAATAAATACTCAACTATTAGTGAGATAGCAAATGCATGTGGCTTTAATTCCCATTCCTCTTTTATAAAAGCTTTTAAAAAGAAATTTAATAATACTCCAAAAGAGTGGAAAAAAGATGGTTATAAAAAGTTTTCACAAGAAATTATTAAAAGCTATGAAAGTCTAGAAATAAAAGAAAAAGTAGAGCCTACCATTAAATTTTGTGAAACAGTAAAATGTCTTTATATCAGACATAAAGGTTATGGTAAAAACATTACAAATACTTGGCAAAGACTTCTATCTCTTAGCTTTGAACTAGGAATAAAAGATCCTATTCAAATAGGAATACAACATGATAATCCAACTATTACATTAAAAGAAGAAGCTTCATATATTGCATGCATAAAAATAGATGAACATAAATTTTCTAACCTTCCTATTTTAGAAATTCCAAGTAGTATTTGTGCTGTATTTACCTTAAAAGGAAAATATGGAGATGTACTGAAATATATGGCATATATTTATAATGAATGGCTCCCAAATTCAGGGTATGAAGCAAAAACAATACCATCTTACTCTATATATAAAAAAAATCATTTTCTAGAAAAAGATGAATTTTTTGAATTAGACTTTTTTCTTCCAATAAAAGTAATATACTAA
- a CDS encoding methyl-accepting chemotaxis protein, with protein sequence MIKNASIKVKLLSTVIIAILIVALYMLFEVVSSLKNTSTLVVNQTEKTAYANKEKELKHYVSLAFKTVESYYERTSKDKVKSEVEDYITEQSGFLFSIIEAEYEKNKNILSEQELKKRIKSIVEDTRYGTSGYFWINDFDYKMVMHPIKKELSGQYFKNTPKVPFVELGVEALNKNKEDKAFIEYSFYNPSSKKTVFKASIVKVFKPYNWIIGTGAYIDDINEKMKEEALKAIEKMKYGKTGYFWVNDSNHVVLAHGAKASLVGKDMTDLQDKKGTYLYQEIVKTANASKDGGLVKYFWTIPGKKGDFEKFSYVQKFEPWDMIIGTGAYIIDAEKEIAKLNQLTDENITSSITSSIIAVLILIIILTIAVVIILNKVVFNPLDYFQHGLLDFFKYVNKEKKDINPIKITAKDEIGKMASLINENIDKTKTIIEQDNKVINDVKVIVNKVSDGLLDERILTSTNNESLEELKNLLNNMLDNLEKLVGKNINNLSDALEQYANRDFTKSLDEANSGKIGRDILDLNKMITIMLQDNKEDGETLKEKSLELSTNVKTLSENATSQAASLEETAASIEEITGNIRQTNEKAQQMLKISSETQTSAHKGKDLATKTSVSMEEINEKVTMINEAITVIDQIAFQTNILSLNAAVEAATAGEAGKGFAVVAQEVRNLAARSAQAAKEIKILVEDATIKANDGKNISSEMINGFQELEDNIKQTSNLINDVTNAAREQSSGMNQISDAVNQLDRFTQENASIADKTNYISQETNSIANDIVEATNKNKFHQK encoded by the coding sequence ATGATAAAAAATGCTTCTATCAAAGTTAAGCTTTTATCAACCGTAATTATTGCTATTTTAATAGTAGCTCTTTATATGCTATTTGAAGTTGTTTCATCTTTAAAAAATACTTCAACATTGGTAGTAAATCAAACTGAAAAAACTGCCTATGCAAATAAAGAAAAAGAGTTAAAGCATTATGTTTCACTAGCTTTTAAAACAGTTGAGTCATATTATGAAAGAACCTCAAAAGATAAAGTAAAAAGCGAAGTTGAAGATTATATTACAGAACAATCAGGATTTTTGTTTTCTATTATTGAAGCAGAGTATGAAAAGAATAAAAATATTTTAAGTGAACAAGAACTAAAGAAAAGAATAAAATCAATTGTTGAAGATACAAGATATGGAACCTCAGGATATTTTTGGATAAATGATTTCGATTATAAAATGGTAATGCACCCAATCAAAAAAGAGTTAAGTGGACAATATTTTAAAAACACTCCTAAAGTTCCCTTTGTAGAACTTGGTGTAGAGGCACTAAATAAAAATAAAGAAGATAAAGCATTTATAGAATATTCATTTTATAACCCAAGTAGCAAAAAAACTGTATTTAAAGCTTCTATTGTAAAAGTATTTAAGCCATATAACTGGATTATAGGTACTGGTGCTTATATTGATGATATCAATGAAAAGATGAAAGAAGAAGCACTAAAAGCAATAGAAAAGATGAAATATGGAAAAACTGGTTATTTTTGGGTAAATGACTCAAATCATGTTGTTTTAGCCCATGGAGCAAAAGCATCTTTAGTTGGAAAAGATATGACTGATTTACAAGATAAAAAAGGAACATATCTTTACCAAGAAATTGTAAAAACTGCAAATGCATCGAAAGATGGTGGTTTAGTTAAGTATTTTTGGACAATTCCTGGTAAAAAAGGTGACTTTGAAAAGTTCTCTTATGTACAAAAATTTGAACCGTGGGATATGATTATAGGTACAGGTGCTTATATAATTGATGCTGAAAAAGAGATTGCAAAATTAAACCAATTAACAGATGAAAACATCACTTCTTCTATTACTAGCTCAATTATTGCAGTTTTAATTTTAATTATAATTTTAACAATTGCTGTTGTTATTATTTTAAATAAAGTTGTATTTAATCCATTAGATTATTTTCAACATGGTTTACTTGATTTTTTTAAATATGTAAATAAAGAGAAAAAAGATATTAATCCAATCAAGATTACTGCAAAAGATGAAATTGGAAAAATGGCATCACTTATTAATGAAAATATAGATAAAACAAAAACAATTATAGAACAAGACAATAAAGTAATAAATGATGTAAAAGTTATTGTAAATAAAGTTAGTGATGGATTATTAGATGAAAGAATTTTAACTTCAACAAATAATGAATCTCTTGAAGAGTTAAAAAATTTACTTAACAATATGCTTGACAATTTAGAAAAACTTGTTGGTAAAAATATCAACAACTTAAGTGATGCATTAGAACAATATGCAAATAGAGACTTTACAAAATCTTTAGATGAAGCAAATAGTGGTAAGATAGGAAGAGATATTTTAGATTTAAATAAAATGATAACTATTATGCTACAAGATAATAAAGAAGATGGTGAGACTTTAAAAGAGAAATCTTTAGAATTATCAACTAATGTTAAAACTCTAAGTGAAAATGCAACAAGTCAAGCTGCTTCTTTAGAAGAAACTGCTGCTTCTATTGAAGAGATAACAGGTAATATTAGACAAACTAATGAAAAAGCACAACAGATGTTAAAGATCTCTTCAGAAACTCAAACTTCTGCTCATAAAGGTAAAGATTTAGCAACTAAAACTTCTGTTTCTATGGAAGAGATTAATGAGAAAGTAACTATGATTAATGAAGCAATTACTGTTATTGATCAAATAGCTTTCCAAACAAATATTCTATCTTTAAATGCAGCAGTAGAAGCAGCAACTGCTGGTGAAGCTGGAAAAGGTTTTGCAGTTGTTGCACAAGAAGTGAGAAATTTAGCTGCAAGATCTGCTCAAGCAGCTAAAGAGATTAAGATTTTAGTAGAAGATGCAACAATTAAAGCTAATGATGGTAAAAATATTAGTTCAGAAATGATCAATGGCTTCCAAGAATTAGAAGATAATATTAAACAAACTAGTAATCTAATTAATGATGTTACAAATGCAGCCAGAGAACAAAGTTCAGGAATGAACCAAATTAGTGATGCAGTAAATCAACTAGATAGATTTACTCAAGAAAATGCTTCTATTGCAGATAAAACTAATTATATTTCGCAAGAAACAAATTCAATTGCAAATGATATTGTGGAAGCAACAAATAAAAATAAATTTCACCAAAAATAA